In Methanosphaera sp. ISO3-F5, a genomic segment contains:
- a CDS encoding ATP-binding protein, producing the protein MLDYIDYDRESPFVPGKPAPPDLFIGRRNTITKILRNIPKVKKGNTQHFFLTGKRRMGKTSVTEYIKRYVKNNYDIFGAYVSNKGNNSVETLTSMIIESIFNEMPQDSLAKKVKKCFGDHVESIEVKGNKINIKADDLLEKSFKDKFPEHLSEIYERELSEEYAGLLIIIDDIKWII; encoded by the coding sequence TTGTTAGATTATATTGATTATGATAGGGAAAGTCCTTTTGTGCCTGGAAAACCTGCTCCTCCTGATTTGTTCATAGGACGTAGAAATACCATTACAAAAATTTTAAGAAATATACCTAAAGTTAAAAAAGGGAATACACAACATTTTTTTTTAACAGGAAAAAGAAGAATGGGCAAAACCTCAGTAACAGAGTATATTAAAAGATATGTTAAAAATAATTATGATATATTCGGAGCTTACGTATCTAATAAAGGTAATAATTCAGTAGAAACATTAACTTCCATGATTATTGAATCTATTTTTAATGAAATGCCTCAAGATTCCTTGGCAAAAAAAGTTAAAAAATGCTTTGGAGATCATGTTGAAAGTATTGAAGTTAAAGGTAATAAAATTAATATTAAAGCTGATGATTTACTGGAAAAATCATTTAAGGATAAATTTCCTGAACATCTATCCGAAATATATGAAAGAGAATTATCCGAGGAATATGCTGGTTTACTGATTATTATAGATGATATAAAATGGATTATCTGA
- a CDS encoding ATP-binding protein: protein MDEFEIRTYILNLINSNPKLIESKLKYEYKYLRQRKEYFEMKEYIDNFLNEINTDKFFVMPGLRGVGKTTILYQLYDYLINTKNIESTKVLYLDLERLKDEPNLNLLKFFDVFIKIINEKYQFTDEALFIFVDESQYDPNWASAGKIVFDENVNVFTIFTGSNALNLEMNADMARRSIKKEIYPLNFQEYLNIKYNLDFSYNMEETIYEMLFSPNTHKITKIEKAFQINIAQKLPNDLKKEWETFIQYGDLPFGLYKKHIDLIKETSEIKDRVIERDMLLIDSFNTKTITSALSLINIIAKQKPGTLSNNNLASNLDIDKNTVKNILEILEKTQLIFPIEAYGSTSKREKKSKEYYFLSTQIKASFFLMKGDVASNYKQYLGILLENYIASTLFKLIKQHGDSIEIYYDPKKGGVDFIIKDLTNKPVPIEVGIGKKNKKQIKSAIKKYNADIGIIISDKTDSIIKDENIIYIPYTTFSLI from the coding sequence ATGGATGAATTTGAAATTAGAACTTACATATTAAATCTTATAAATAGCAATCCAAAATTAATAGAATCAAAATTAAAATACGAATATAAATATCTAAGACAAAGAAAAGAATATTTCGAAATGAAAGAATACATTGATAACTTCTTAAATGAAATAAATACTGATAAATTCTTTGTAATGCCGGGACTTAGGGGAGTAGGAAAAACAACAATATTATACCAATTATATGATTATCTTATAAATACTAAAAATATTGAATCAACAAAAGTACTATACTTAGATTTAGAAAGATTAAAAGATGAACCTAATCTAAACTTACTGAAATTCTTTGATGTTTTTATAAAGATAATAAACGAAAAATACCAATTCACCGATGAAGCATTATTTATTTTTGTAGATGAATCACAATATGATCCTAATTGGGCATCTGCAGGAAAAATAGTCTTTGATGAAAATGTAAATGTCTTTACAATATTCACAGGATCAAATGCATTAAATTTAGAAATGAATGCAGATATGGCAAGACGTTCTATTAAAAAAGAAATATATCCCTTAAACTTCCAGGAATACCTTAATATAAAATACAATTTAGATTTTTCTTATAATATGGAAGAAACAATATATGAAATGTTATTTTCACCAAATACACATAAAATCACAAAAATAGAAAAAGCATTTCAAATTAACATAGCTCAAAAATTGCCAAATGACTTGAAAAAAGAATGGGAAACTTTCATACAATACGGTGATTTACCCTTCGGGTTATATAAAAAACATATAGATCTCATTAAAGAGACTTCAGAAATAAAAGACAGGGTAATAGAAAGAGACATGCTATTAATTGATTCTTTCAATACTAAAACAATAACTTCTGCATTAAGCTTAATAAATATCATTGCAAAACAAAAACCTGGAACACTATCCAATAATAACCTAGCAAGCAACTTAGATATAGATAAAAATACAGTTAAAAATATACTGGAAATATTAGAAAAAACACAACTCATATTCCCTATTGAAGCATATGGTTCAACATCTAAACGAGAAAAAAAATCAAAAGAATATTATTTTCTGTCCACACAAATAAAAGCATCTTTTTTCTTAATGAAAGGAGATGTGGCCAGCAATTACAAACAATACCTTGGAATTTTACTGGAAAATTATATAGCATCAACACTTTTTAAATTAATAAAACAACACGGAGACAGTATAGAAATATATTATGATCCTAAAAAAGGGGGAGTAGACTTCATAATCAAAGATTTAACAAACAAACCAGTACCCATAGAAGTGGGAATAGGTAAAAAAAATAAAAAACAAATCAAATCAGCAATTAAAAAGTATAATGCTGATATTGGAATAATAATCTCAGATAAAACAGATTCTATAATAAAAGATGAAAACATAATTTATATCCCATACACAACATTCTCCTTAATTTAA
- a CDS encoding ATP-binding protein, with translation MTKNKEDILNNFLEEQINIMPEYVKRLTKNNNHKFTHRNEYYQIIKYIDQFQEKESINRLIVMPGIRGVGKTTLLYQIYEYLFYTKNIPHHNILYFSTENLNYITDCNIVNLIEQYINNFHNTSISTLNKKIYLLIDEAQYDKNWAIAGKILYDKTPNIFMIFTGSSALNLEYNADTARRTCKQAIPPLTYAHHLKLKYGIEIDQTKKALKELLFNAKIEEAKKIEEKGTNTILKNQNYSGNDWYDYLLYGGFPAYYNEEDNNLIINKIEEMTNKVINTDMIQIKNFTLENQINANRILRYLSLQESADVSYNKISKYLKTSATNVENILKVLETTHLIFHCEAYGNSSRKSRKPWKYYFATSSIKHVLSKKTGHNYRNKEKYEGILLENMTASKLHEICEKSYGYYNLFYDSNKINVDFIIKEEFNNAIPIEVGKGKKDKKQITTAIDTYNAEYGIIISNTSQKIEKKDNIIYIPSKTFAIL, from the coding sequence ATGACAAAAAATAAAGAGGACATATTAAATAATTTTCTAGAAGAACAAATAAATATAATGCCCGAATATGTTAAAAGATTAACCAAAAACAATAACCATAAGTTTACCCACCGAAACGAATATTATCAAATAATCAAATACATTGACCAATTTCAAGAAAAAGAAAGCATAAACCGACTTATAGTAATGCCTGGGATTAGAGGAGTAGGGAAGACCACACTCCTATATCAAATATATGAATATTTATTTTATACAAAAAACATACCCCATCATAACATATTATATTTTTCTACTGAAAACCTAAATTATATAACAGACTGCAACATAGTTAACTTAATTGAACAATACATAAACAATTTCCATAATACGAGTATAAGTACTCTAAACAAGAAAATTTACTTATTAATAGACGAAGCACAATATGATAAAAATTGGGCAATAGCAGGAAAAATATTATATGATAAAACACCAAACATATTCATGATATTTACAGGTTCATCAGCTCTAAACTTAGAATATAATGCAGATACAGCCAGAAGAACATGTAAACAAGCTATTCCACCATTAACATATGCACACCACTTAAAACTAAAATATGGAATAGAAATTGATCAAACAAAAAAAGCATTAAAAGAGTTATTATTTAATGCTAAAATAGAAGAAGCCAAAAAAATTGAAGAAAAAGGAACAAACACAATACTGAAAAATCAAAACTACTCTGGAAATGACTGGTACGATTACCTCTTATATGGCGGTTTCCCCGCATACTATAATGAAGAAGACAATAACCTAATAATCAATAAAATTGAAGAAATGACAAATAAAGTAATCAACACGGACATGATTCAAATTAAAAATTTCACATTAGAAAATCAGATAAATGCCAATAGAATATTAAGATACCTTTCATTACAGGAATCAGCAGATGTATCCTACAATAAAATATCCAAATATTTAAAAACATCAGCAACAAATGTTGAAAACATATTAAAAGTACTGGAAACCACTCATCTAATTTTTCATTGTGAAGCATATGGTAACTCTTCTAGAAAAAGTAGGAAACCGTGGAAATACTATTTTGCAACCAGTAGTATCAAACATGTATTATCTAAAAAAACTGGGCATAACTATAGAAACAAAGAAAAATATGAAGGAATATTATTAGAAAACATGACTGCATCAAAACTACATGAAATATGCGAAAAAAGTTATGGATATTATAATTTATTCTATGATTCAAATAAAATCAATGTAGATTTCATAATAAAAGAAGAATTCAATAATGCAATACCAATAGAAGTAGGAAAAGGAAAAAAGGATAAAAAACAGATTACAACAGCAATAGACACATATAATGCAGAATATGGGATAATAATATCAAATACATCACAAAAAATAGAAAAAAAGGATAACATAATATACATACCATCAAAAACATTTGCCATACTATAA
- a CDS encoding ATP-binding protein translates to MKKYLPRYTDQELKESLEYMGAVLITGPKWCGKTTTAKQQSKSIRELQHPIYGKSYLKLADTNPIELLNDEKPLLIDEWQMAPELWDTVRYLVDESDEDGLYILTGSTIVDENKIMHSGAGRIKRIVMRPMSLYESGESTGKISLMDLFNNNTLNIDGITSNLTIKELIFATCRGGWPESLTKKNKKYQLAIVSDYIDIICNTDVSEIDGIKRSPQRVKAILKSYSRNISTLATKKTLMKDVKTEYGDISLPTYNSYIDALEKLYVIQNIPAWSPNIRSVNTIRKSYKKEFIDPSIAVASLNLTPEKLLKDFETFGFIFENLCIRDLLVYSSKVGGEILYYNDDGGLEADAVIYLNDGRYALIEFKLGNKEIDKGAQNLLKLKRLIKESVKNNKIELEEPSFLAVITGGQMAYTREDGVKVIPIGVLK, encoded by the coding sequence ATGAAAAAATATCTGCCCAGGTACACTGATCAAGAACTAAAAGAATCATTAGAATATATGGGTGCAGTATTAATCACTGGTCCAAAATGGTGCGGTAAAACCACAACAGCAAAACAACAATCAAAAAGCATAAGAGAATTACAACATCCAATATATGGTAAATCATATTTAAAACTTGCAGACACAAATCCAATAGAATTATTAAATGATGAAAAACCATTATTAATAGATGAATGGCAAATGGCACCAGAACTATGGGACACAGTCAGATATTTAGTTGATGAATCTGATGAAGATGGCCTGTACATATTGACTGGTTCAACAATAGTAGATGAAAATAAAATAATGCATTCCGGAGCAGGTAGAATTAAAAGAATAGTCATGCGCCCTATGAGTTTGTACGAAAGTGGAGAATCAACCGGAAAAATATCCTTAATGGATTTATTTAATAATAATACATTAAACATAGATGGAATCACGTCAAATTTAACAATTAAGGAATTAATATTTGCAACTTGTCGAGGTGGATGGCCGGAATCATTAACAAAAAAAAATAAAAAATACCAACTAGCAATAGTATCTGATTATATTGACATAATCTGTAACACTGACGTGTCAGAAATTGATGGAATTAAACGTAGCCCACAAAGAGTAAAAGCAATCCTAAAATCATATTCTCGAAATATATCAACATTAGCAACTAAGAAAACACTTATGAAAGATGTTAAAACAGAATACGGTGACATTTCATTACCTACATATAATTCATACATTGATGCACTAGAAAAATTATATGTTATACAAAATATTCCTGCATGGTCTCCAAATATCAGGTCAGTTAACACTATCCGAAAATCATACAAAAAAGAATTTATTGATCCATCAATAGCCGTAGCAAGTCTTAATCTAACACCTGAAAAATTATTAAAAGACTTTGAAACATTTGGATTCATATTTGAAAATCTATGCATACGGGACTTATTAGTATATTCTAGCAAAGTAGGTGGGGAAATATTATACTATAATGATGATGGTGGACTTGAAGCTGATGCAGTTATATATTTAAATGATGGCAGATATGCTCTGATAGAATTCAAATTAGGAAATAAAGAAATAGATAAGGGTGCACAAAACTTATTAAAATTAAAAAGATTAATTAAAGAGAGTGTTAAAAATAATAAAATAGAATTGGAAGAACCTAGTTTTTTAGCAGTTATCACAGGGGGACAAATGGCATATACACGAGAAGATGGTGTTAAAGTCATACCAATTGGTGTTTTAAAATGA
- a CDS encoding ATP-binding protein translates to MNEYYPRIIDKEIEEYLEDMGAILIVGPKWCGKTTSAKQQAKSIIKLESNRKEYYYQIAEFNPQKLLDGDKPRLIDEWQVIPMIWDMVRNSVDDLGTMGNYILTGSTVVNEEEIQHSGAGRIHRMLMMPMSLYESRESNGLISLKDLFHNPDLNIDGITSNLSFEELIFAICRGGWPIITTKNKRKSKLRVAKSYIDVICNSDISRVDGVKRDSNIAKQILKSYARNISTLATDKTILKDITANFRSIDEKTYYRYLEAFKKIFLIYNVEAWTPNIRSASAMRKTHKKEFIDPSIAVASLNLSPEKLLNDFETLGFIFETLCVRDLRVYSTSLDGVVRYYNDKYGLEADCVLELDDGNYALIEFKLGTREIDKGAKNLLKLKSIIIDKKEKGETHIPEPSFLAVITGSGFAYTRKDGVKVIPIACLKD, encoded by the coding sequence TTGAATGAATATTATCCAAGAATTATTGATAAAGAAATAGAGGAGTATCTTGAAGATATGGGTGCTATTTTAATTGTTGGTCCAAAATGGTGTGGAAAAACAACATCTGCCAAACAACAAGCTAAAAGTATCATAAAACTTGAGTCAAATCGAAAAGAATATTATTATCAAATTGCAGAATTTAATCCCCAAAAACTGCTTGATGGAGACAAACCAAGATTGATTGATGAATGGCAAGTAATTCCTATGATTTGGGATATGGTACGCAATAGTGTTGATGATTTGGGAACAATGGGTAATTATATTCTAACCGGTTCAACAGTTGTTAATGAAGAAGAAATACAACATTCAGGAGCAGGTAGAATTCATAGGATGTTAATGATGCCGATGAGTTTATATGAAAGCAGAGAATCAAATGGTTTAATATCCTTAAAGGACCTATTCCATAACCCGGATTTAAATATTGATGGTATAACTTCTAATTTATCATTTGAAGAATTAATATTTGCTATTTGTCGTGGAGGTTGGCCTATAATCACAACTAAAAATAAAAGAAAAAGTAAATTGCGTGTAGCAAAATCGTATATTGATGTCATATGTAATAGTGATATTTCACGGGTAGATGGGGTTAAAAGGGATTCAAATATAGCAAAACAAATATTAAAATCTTATGCTAGGAACATATCAACTTTAGCTACAGATAAAACAATTCTTAAGGATATAACAGCTAATTTCCGATCTATTGATGAAAAAACATATTACAGATATTTGGAGGCATTTAAAAAAATATTCTTGATTTATAATGTTGAAGCATGGACTCCCAATATCCGTTCTGCTTCAGCAATGAGAAAAACACATAAAAAAGAATTTATAGATCCATCAATTGCTGTGGCAAGCTTAAATTTAAGTCCTGAAAAGTTATTAAATGACTTTGAAACATTAGGATTTATATTTGAAACATTATGTGTAAGGGATTTAAGAGTTTATTCCACTAGTTTGGATGGGGTTGTTCGTTATTATAATGATAAATATGGTTTAGAAGCTGATTGTGTTTTGGAGTTAGATGATGGAAACTATGCTTTGATTGAATTCAAACTTGGAACTAGGGAAATTGATAAAGGTGCAAAGAATTTACTTAAATTAAAGTCAATAATCATTGATAAAAAAGAAAAAGGAGAAACACATATCCCTGAACCAAGTTTTTTAGCTGTAATAACAGGTAGTGGTTTTGCATATACTCGTAAGGATGGGGTTAAAGTAATTCCAATTGCTTGTTTGAAAGATTGA
- a CDS encoding argininosuccinate synthase, producing MEKCVLAFSGGLDTSVCVKLLEEKYDMEVITACVDVGQPEDEIKRPQEAAEKIGSSKHYTIDAKDEFAKDYAFRCIKTNALYEGYPLSTAFARPLIAKKIVEIAEKENATTIAHGCTGKGNDQFRFEATIRSESDFNIVAPVRDYNLTRTEEQEYAREHGIPLPSEKIYSIDENIWGRSIEGGLLEDPATPGPEDIYAWTKSTIDAPDEPQIVKIEFVNGEPVKLDDEELNPVSLIRKANEIAGEHGIGRIDMIEDRIIGLKSRENYETPGAILLITAHSALEKLIFSREEIKFCERLSEKYAELVYNGLWNEPLREDLDVINDHMQKRVNGVVEVRLHKGSMKVITKQSPCALYNEETVSFDDKELIDQREMIGMVKYHDIQGAEYHKVCKRN from the coding sequence ATGGAAAAATGTGTACTAGCATTTAGTGGAGGATTAGACACATCAGTATGTGTAAAACTCCTAGAAGAAAAATATGATATGGAAGTTATAACAGCTTGTGTAGATGTAGGTCAACCAGAAGATGAAATAAAAAGACCACAAGAAGCTGCAGAAAAAATAGGTTCAAGTAAACATTATACAATTGATGCAAAAGATGAATTTGCAAAAGATTACGCATTCAGATGTATAAAAACAAATGCATTATATGAAGGATATCCACTCAGTACAGCATTTGCAAGACCACTTATTGCTAAAAAAATTGTTGAAATCGCAGAAAAAGAAAATGCTACAACAATTGCTCATGGCTGTACAGGTAAAGGAAATGATCAGTTCAGATTTGAAGCAACAATCCGTTCAGAATCAGACTTCAACATTGTTGCACCTGTAAGAGATTATAATCTAACACGTACTGAAGAACAGGAATATGCAAGAGAACATGGAATACCATTACCATCCGAGAAAATTTACAGTATCGATGAAAACATTTGGGGAAGATCCATTGAGGGAGGATTACTGGAAGATCCTGCTACACCAGGTCCTGAAGATATTTATGCTTGGACTAAATCAACAATAGATGCACCTGATGAACCACAAATTGTGAAAATAGAATTTGTGAATGGTGAACCAGTAAAACTTGATGATGAAGAATTAAATCCTGTAAGTTTAATCAGAAAAGCAAATGAAATTGCTGGTGAACATGGTATTGGAAGAATTGACATGATTGAAGACAGAATAATTGGTCTTAAATCACGTGAAAACTATGAAACACCTGGTGCAATATTATTAATTACTGCTCATTCTGCATTAGAAAAACTCATATTCAGTCGTGAAGAAATCAAGTTCTGTGAAAGATTAAGTGAAAAATATGCAGAACTTGTTTATAATGGTTTATGGAATGAGCCATTAAGAGAAGATTTAGATGTGATTAATGATCATATGCAAAAAAGAGTTAATGGTGTTGTAGAAGTAAGATTACATAAAGGTTCCATGAAAGTTATCACTAAACAATCACCATGTGCATTATACAATGAAGAAACTGTATCCTTTGATGATAAAGAGTTAATTGATCAAAGAGAAATGATTGGTATGGTTAAATACCATGACATTCAAGGTGCAGAATATCATAAAGTTTGTAAAAGAAACTAA
- a CDS encoding SDR family NAD(P)-dependent oxidoreductase codes for MNDLFDLKGQVALVSGASSGIGVDMAKAYARYGANIVVTGRRKERLDQVAEEIKEIGVDCIGVVCDVTDTESVDNCVKEVMDHFGRIDILHNNAGYGATKEAELLTDDEWNKTVDVDLTGTFKMSRAVAREAMIPQKYGRIINTASMFGLVGTMATPTSPYAAAKGGVVNLTRQLAAEWAKYNITVNAICPGTFPTELTRSTIDNDEYKAYTKTVVPVGRSGVDGELDSTVVYLASPKSSYVTGQAIAVDGGYTCI; via the coding sequence ATGAATGATTTATTTGATTTAAAAGGACAAGTAGCATTAGTAAGTGGAGCATCATCCGGTATTGGAGTAGACATGGCAAAAGCATACGCAAGATACGGAGCAAACATCGTAGTAACCGGAAGAAGAAAAGAAAGATTAGATCAAGTAGCAGAAGAAATCAAAGAAATCGGAGTAGACTGCATAGGAGTAGTATGTGACGTAACAGACACAGAAAGTGTAGACAACTGTGTAAAAGAAGTAATGGACCACTTCGGAAGAATCGACATCCTCCACAACAACGCAGGATACGGAGCAACCAAAGAAGCAGAACTCTTAACAGACGATGAATGGAACAAAACAGTAGACGTAGACCTCACAGGTACATTCAAAATGTCAAGAGCAGTAGCACGTGAAGCAATGATACCACAAAAATACGGACGTATCATAAACACCGCATCAATGTTCGGATTAGTAGGAACAATGGCAACACCAACCTCACCATACGCAGCAGCAAAAGGTGGAGTAGTAAACCTCACAAGACAATTAGCAGCTGAATGGGCAAAATACAACATCACCGTAAACGCAATCTGTCCAGGTACATTCCCAACAGAATTAACCCGTTCAACAATCGACAACGACGAATACAAAGCATATACAAAAACAGTAGTACCAGTAGGAAGATCCGGTGTTGACGGAGAACTAGATTCAACAGTAGTATACTTAGCATCACCTAAATCAAGTTACGTAACTGGTCAAGCTATCGCAGTAGATGGTGGATACACCTGTATATAA
- a CDS encoding NAD(P)/FAD-dependent oxidoreductase, producing the protein MNIVIIGAGASGLTAASNIRKYDEESQIIVFTTQKHVAYSPCAIPYVIGGHIDTFEDIIMHKPTDYLRKNIKIFTETQVVEINNDITELTYEDKKGNKQNLKYDKLVIATGGKPLIPPIPGKDLEGVFKVRTVEDGEEILAYSQNCKNVTLVGGGAIGLELGSELANKGINVTIAEMMPQLFPRSFDQEMSDKFQEHLQSNNIEILTGSAVQSINGETKVESVTIDGEEKPADMVILSTGVRPQTELAESIGCELGQFAIKVTPHMETTVPNVYAAGDCVEVTNAITGEITLSPLGTTAVRQGIILAKNLAGHEIDFQPVLNSTVSQIGNMEMGAVGITQQEAEKKGIDVVISSIDSLSRARYYPGSKPLHIKLIAKTDGTIIGCQMFGQEAVAERVDTMTAIMSQKLTCDDVVSMEFSYAPPVSQVTDPIAQAAEEILEKIDELKAEGKIEEEPSEPENEEVEEIAEEEVEETTGEEVEAAAEEEVEETAEEEVEDTVDESEDSGEEKVSFTEYLRQQGLIN; encoded by the coding sequence TTGAATATAGTAATAATCGGGGCAGGAGCATCAGGATTAACTGCCGCATCAAATATAAGAAAATATGATGAAGAATCACAAATAATAGTATTTACAACACAAAAACATGTAGCATACTCTCCATGTGCAATACCATACGTAATAGGTGGACACATAGACACATTCGAAGATATCATAATGCACAAACCAACAGACTACCTGAGAAAAAACATAAAAATATTCACAGAAACCCAGGTAGTCGAAATCAACAATGACATCACAGAACTAACCTACGAAGACAAAAAAGGAAACAAACAAAACCTCAAATACGATAAACTCGTAATCGCAACAGGAGGAAAACCATTAATACCACCAATACCAGGAAAAGACCTGGAAGGAGTATTCAAAGTCAGAACAGTAGAAGACGGAGAAGAAATCCTAGCATACTCACAAAACTGTAAAAACGTAACACTAGTCGGTGGAGGAGCAATCGGATTAGAACTAGGATCAGAACTAGCAAACAAAGGAATCAACGTAACCATCGCTGAAATGATGCCACAATTATTCCCAAGATCATTCGACCAAGAAATGTCAGACAAATTCCAAGAACACCTACAAAGCAACAACATAGAAATACTAACAGGATCAGCAGTACAATCAATAAACGGGGAAACAAAAGTAGAATCAGTAACAATAGATGGAGAAGAAAAACCAGCAGATATGGTAATACTATCCACCGGGGTAAGACCACAAACAGAACTAGCAGAAAGCATAGGATGTGAACTAGGACAATTCGCAATAAAAGTAACCCCACACATGGAAACAACCGTACCAAACGTATACGCTGCAGGAGATTGTGTGGAAGTAACAAATGCAATTACAGGAGAAATAACCCTCTCACCACTAGGAACAACCGCAGTAAGACAGGGAATAATCCTTGCAAAAAACCTAGCAGGACACGAAATAGACTTCCAACCAGTACTAAACTCAACAGTATCACAAATTGGTAACATGGAAATGGGAGCAGTAGGAATCACACAACAAGAAGCAGAGAAAAAAGGCATAGATGTTGTTATAAGCAGTATTGACTCACTAAGCAGAGCAAGATACTATCCTGGAAGTAAACCATTACACATCAAACTCATAGCAAAAACAGATGGAACAATAATTGGATGTCAAATGTTCGGCCAGGAAGCAGTAGCAGAAAGAGTAGATACAATGACAGCAATAATGTCACAAAAACTCACATGTGATGATGTTGTATCAATGGAATTCTCATATGCACCACCAGTATCCCAGGTAACTGACCCTATAGCTCAGGCAGCTGAAGAAATACTTGAAAAAATTGATGAACTCAAGGCAGAAGGAAAAATAGAAGAAGAACCTTCTGAACCAGAAAACGAAGAAGTTGAAGAAATTGCTGAAGAAGAGGTTGAAGAAACTACTGGTGAGGAAGTTGAAGCAGCTGCTGAAGAAGAGGTTGAAGAAACTGCTGAAGAGGAAGTTGAAGATACTGTAGATGAATCTGAAGATTCTGGTGAAGAAAAAGTTTCTTTCACTGAATATTTAAGACAACAGGGTCTTATTAACTAG
- the cfbD gene encoding Ni-sirohydrochlorin a,c-diamide reductive cyclase catalytic subunit, with the protein MHPRPSPIAAALYTLRDLEVDVIIMHGPAGCCFRTGRLLEDEGIRVITTAMNENDFIFGAGEKLVETIREVEETFHPETIGIVGTCASMIIGENMKNNAQEAGINANIIIVETHGGYEAGDNTAGAIQALKAANTAGIISQEEVDRQSEMLQKATELEKTRGMAKGTYIQPDYGDNKVTIAKKVINTIKEGKKVAIVLNAKKETSYLFADIMTINWTKHSPENQPIIIANTDENIGLPYIKHHAQTVNNTIYKKPDHITGGLDEYPVTGIKAEEILNNIKPDLTIILGVPHAVEVTNVPGETIAVTDGPRLVEPLRQMGFDNVVTELDAHSKTLGAKSIVESEFAQTIRGLLE; encoded by the coding sequence ATACATCCACGACCAAGCCCAATAGCAGCAGCACTATACACGCTAAGAGACCTTGAAGTAGATGTAATAATAATGCACGGACCAGCAGGATGCTGCTTCAGAACAGGAAGACTACTCGAAGATGAAGGAATAAGAGTAATAACAACAGCAATGAACGAAAACGACTTCATATTCGGAGCAGGAGAAAAACTAGTGGAAACAATAAGAGAAGTAGAAGAAACATTCCACCCAGAAACAATAGGAATAGTAGGAACATGTGCCAGTATGATCATAGGCGAAAACATGAAAAACAACGCCCAAGAAGCAGGCATAAATGCTAACATAATCATAGTAGAAACACACGGAGGATACGAAGCAGGAGACAACACAGCAGGAGCAATTCAAGCACTTAAAGCAGCAAATACAGCAGGAATAATCAGCCAAGAAGAAGTAGACAGACAATCAGAAATGCTGCAAAAAGCAACAGAACTAGAAAAAACACGAGGAATGGCAAAGGGAACATACATACAACCAGACTACGGAGACAACAAAGTAACAATAGCAAAAAAAGTCATAAACACAATAAAAGAAGGAAAAAAGGTTGCAATAGTACTGAATGCTAAAAAAGAGACAAGCTACCTATTCGCAGACATAATGACAATAAACTGGACAAAACATTCACCCGAAAACCAGCCAATAATCATAGCAAACACTGATGAAAACATAGGATTACCATACATAAAACATCATGCACAAACAGTAAACAACACAATCTACAAAAAACCAGACCACATCACAGGAGGACTCGATGAATACCCAGTAACAGGAATAAAAGCAGAAGAAATACTAAACAACATAAAGCCAGACCTGACAATAATACTAGGAGTACCACACGCAGTAGAAGTAACCAATGTACCCGGAGAAACAATAGCAGTAACAGACGGGCCACGACTAGTTGAACCCTTAAGACAAATGGGCTTTGACAATGTAGTAACAGAACTAGATGCGCATTCAAAAACACTAGGAGCAAAAAGCATAGTTGAATCTGAATTCGCACAAACAATAAGAGGACTGTTAGAATAA